From one Anaerolineales bacterium genomic stretch:
- a CDS encoding sigma-70 family RNA polymerase sigma factor — protein sequence MLMEEREANREIRGKGESAAPARAPAVESFDALYGRWLQPVYRYILSRVRSAPEAEDLASQTFLTAFEAYPRYREEGRAAAWLFTIARNKVLDAARRKSPAPLPEDENDALYADETGGWDEEFILSLRIRIESLSAEDQELIRLRYVADLSFAEMAAVVGKREEAVKKALYRIVERLKKDLEDRHD from the coding sequence ATGTTAATGGAAGAGCGGGAGGCGAACCGGGAAATCCGCGGGAAGGGGGAATCCGCCGCACCGGCGCGCGCGCCGGCCGTGGAATCCTTCGACGCGCTCTACGGCCGCTGGCTCCAACCCGTCTACCGCTACATCCTCAGCCGGGTGCGCAGCGCTCCCGAGGCGGAGGACCTTGCCTCGCAGACTTTCCTGACGGCGTTCGAAGCCTACCCGCGCTACCGGGAAGAGGGGCGCGCGGCCGCCTGGCTGTTCACCATCGCCCGCAACAAGGTCCTGGATGCCGCCCGCCGCAAATCCCCCGCCCCGCTCCCCGAGGACGAAAACGATGCGCTCTACGCCGACGAAACGGGAGGCTGGGACGAGGAGTTCATCCTTTCCCTGCGGATCCGGATCGAATCGCTTTCCGCGGAGGATCAGGAACTGATCCGCCTGCGCTACGTCGCGGATCTTTCCTTCGCGGAGATGGCCGCCGTCGTGGGCAAGCGCGAGGAGGCTGTGAAGAAAGCCCTCTACCGCATCGTCGAGCGTCTGAAAAAGGACCTGGAGGACCGCCATGATTGA
- the zwf gene encoding glucose-6-phosphate dehydrogenase: MPDTCRPVTLVIFGATGDLTARKLIPALFANFAKGRLPACPRVVGFGRRPLTDEDFRRRLSAGADGNSPAAADPARWDEFLRQVFYFRGELDSPESYSALEEHLRAGEGGSGDRLYYLATGPDSFPRIVERLGRAGSAEARGGWRRLVVEKPFGRDLASARALNRAVHAHFHEEQVYRMDHYLGKETAQNILFFRFANSIFEPVWNGRFVDCVQITAAEDVDVGRRAPYYDKAGAVRDMFQNHLFQLLSLTAMEPPKSFAADAIRDEKARVLRAVRPIPPADTVRGQYGGFCSAEGVAPGSQTETFAAWKLWIDNRRWRGAPFYLRSGKALREKRTEIAVVFRPTPLKVFRLEGCGECSPNILWLLIQPDEGIHLRWNAKVPDSGKDIRAVDLHFHYRDSFDGALPDAYERLLLDALKGDASLFARSDGIELSWKLTDPVLAAWGRGEGPPLEVYPRGSWGPAAADQLLARDGRAWRLACGE, encoded by the coding sequence ATGCCCGATACCTGCCGGCCGGTGACGCTGGTGATCTTCGGCGCCACCGGCGACCTGACCGCCAGGAAGCTGATCCCGGCGCTGTTCGCCAACTTCGCCAAGGGCAGGCTGCCGGCTTGCCCGCGGGTGGTCGGCTTCGGTCGCCGCCCGCTCACCGACGAAGATTTCCGCCGGCGGCTGAGCGCGGGCGCGGACGGGAATTCCCCCGCCGCTGCGGATCCGGCGCGCTGGGATGAGTTCCTCCGGCAAGTGTTTTATTTCCGCGGCGAGCTGGATTCGCCCGAATCGTATTCCGCGCTGGAGGAGCATCTGCGAGCGGGGGAGGGCGGATCGGGCGACCGCCTCTACTACCTGGCGACGGGGCCGGATTCTTTCCCACGGATCGTCGAACGGCTCGGGCGGGCGGGCTCGGCCGAAGCGCGGGGCGGGTGGCGGCGGCTGGTGGTGGAGAAGCCGTTCGGCCGGGACCTGGCTTCGGCGCGGGCGCTCAACCGCGCGGTCCACGCGCATTTTCACGAAGAGCAGGTCTACCGGATGGATCATTACCTGGGCAAGGAGACCGCCCAGAACATCCTCTTCTTCCGCTTCGCCAACTCGATCTTCGAGCCGGTGTGGAACGGGCGATTCGTCGATTGCGTGCAGATCACCGCCGCCGAGGACGTGGACGTGGGGCGCCGCGCGCCCTACTACGACAAGGCGGGCGCGGTGCGCGACATGTTCCAGAACCATCTCTTCCAGCTGCTTTCGCTCACGGCGATGGAGCCGCCCAAATCCTTTGCGGCGGACGCCATCCGCGACGAAAAGGCGCGGGTCCTGCGCGCGGTGCGGCCGATCCCGCCGGCGGACACGGTCCGCGGGCAATACGGGGGGTTCTGTTCGGCGGAGGGCGTGGCGCCCGGCTCGCAGACCGAGACCTTCGCGGCCTGGAAGCTGTGGATTGACAACCGGCGTTGGCGCGGCGCACCGTTCTACCTGCGCTCGGGCAAGGCGCTGCGTGAAAAGCGGACCGAGATCGCGGTCGTCTTCCGCCCCACCCCGTTGAAGGTGTTCCGGCTCGAAGGCTGCGGCGAATGCTCGCCCAACATCCTTTGGCTGCTGATCCAGCCCGACGAGGGGATCCATCTGCGCTGGAACGCCAAGGTTCCGGATTCGGGAAAAGACATCCGCGCGGTGGACCTGCATTTTCACTACCGGGATTCCTTCGACGGGGCGCTGCCGGACGCTTACGAACGCCTGCTGCTCGACGCGTTGAAGGGCGACGCTTCGTTGTTTGCGCGCAGCGACGGGATCGAGCTGAGTTGGAAGCTGACGGATCCGGTCCTCGCGGCGTGGGGGCGCGGGGAGGGGCCGCCGCTGGAGGTTTATCCGCGCGGGAGTTGGGGGCCCGCGGCGGCGGACCAGTTGCTGGCGCGCGACGGGCGCGCATGGCGATTGGCCTGCGGAGAATAG
- a CDS encoding CPBP family intramembrane metalloprotease — translation MDGTWNRLSRGLWSVFFITPEGRIGLFWRIAAGLFFFLIVAGLSQSALLRADENPLFSETAKGALYLAAAAGGMLAATALARRLLDRRPWRGIGLTRVDRGLPLLLLGWTAGCALIALLFAVECSFGWMRIEGFGSAEAGWATALDKLAGAALVSLAVGMTEETAFRGYLFQNLGEEFPLWFAVPAAGCLFALLHGNAGWGYFLGVSLIGAFFCLTRLGSGSLWFVIGFHGAWNWAQSKVFGLGMSGRADPFSLLRIRETGPEVFLGRGAEIEGGLTAIGLIAAALICAWFYARRRHPGLGWGTRLSGDGNPSFHGLRNKADGAAASSAPNPCAPPPGGGGQGQMRSGTGPDAFSQPHHR, via the coding sequence ATGGATGGGACATGGAACCGCCTGAGCCGGGGGCTGTGGAGCGTTTTTTTCATCACCCCAGAGGGAAGGATCGGGTTGTTTTGGAGGATCGCGGCCGGCTTGTTTTTCTTCCTGATCGTCGCCGGCCTCTCGCAATCCGCACTCCTGCGCGCCGACGAGAATCCGCTCTTCTCAGAGACCGCCAAGGGGGCGTTGTATCTCGCCGCGGCGGCGGGCGGGATGTTGGCCGCCACCGCGCTGGCGCGGCGGCTCCTGGACCGGCGGCCGTGGCGCGGGATCGGGCTGACTCGGGTCGACCGCGGCTTACCGCTCCTGCTCCTCGGCTGGACCGCCGGCTGCGCGCTGATCGCATTGCTCTTCGCCGTCGAATGCTCGTTCGGCTGGATGCGGATCGAAGGCTTCGGATCCGCGGAAGCGGGGTGGGCAACCGCGCTGGATAAACTTGCCGGCGCGGCGTTGGTTTCCCTCGCGGTCGGGATGACCGAAGAAACCGCCTTCCGCGGGTACCTCTTCCAGAACCTCGGCGAGGAATTCCCCCTTTGGTTCGCCGTGCCCGCCGCCGGTTGCCTCTTCGCGCTCCTTCACGGGAACGCGGGCTGGGGATACTTCCTTGGGGTGTCCCTGATCGGCGCGTTTTTCTGCCTGACGCGCCTGGGGAGCGGATCGCTGTGGTTCGTGATCGGTTTTCACGGGGCGTGGAACTGGGCGCAATCCAAGGTGTTCGGGCTGGGGATGAGCGGGCGGGCGGATCCCTTCTCCCTGCTGCGAATCCGCGAGACCGGGCCGGAAGTATTCCTGGGGCGGGGAGCGGAGATCGAGGGAGGGTTGACCGCCATCGGCCTCATCGCGGCGGCGCTGATCTGCGCTTGGTTCTATGCGCGGCGAAGGCACCCAGGCCTGGGATGGGGAACTCGGTTAAGCGGCGACGGGAATCCGAGTTTTCATGGGCTGCGGAACAAGGCCGATGGTGCGGCCGCTTCGTCCGCCCCGAATCCCTGCGCCCCGCCGCCGGGTGGAGGCGGGCAGGGGCAGATGCGATCTGGGACCGGTCCGGACGCCTTCTCCCAGCCCCATCATAGATGA